A DNA window from Jaculus jaculus isolate mJacJac1 chromosome 1, mJacJac1.mat.Y.cur, whole genome shotgun sequence contains the following coding sequences:
- the LOC101594420 gene encoding macrophage-expressed gene 1 protein has translation MYRFTAVVLLWAAATCAETENLPEAGFQKCKSALKLPVLEVLPGGGWDNLRNIDMGRVLELKYTNCRTTEDGQYIIPEEVFTIPQKWSNLEMNSEILESWVNYQSTTSFSINAEVSTFSKVNGKFSTEFQRIKTLQVRDQAITTRVQVRTLVYTVKTKPTSELSLGFKKELMEICDQLEKNQTKMATYLAELLVLNYGTHVITSVDAGAVLVQEDHIRSSYLQDSQTSHTTVASAAGISFLNIVNFKFEENYTAQNALTKSYLANRTNSRVQSIGGVPFYPGITLQTWQQGIANHLVAIDRAGLPLHFFIKPDNLPGVPSPLVKKLSKTVESAVRQYYNFNTYPGCTNVDSPNFNFQANTDDGSCDGKTNNFTFGGVYQQCTQLSESDVDLCQNLEQKNLLTGNLSCPSGYSPVHLLTQNHEEGFNRLECKKKCTLKIFCKTVCEDVFRVAKAEFRAFWCVSKGSVPENSGLLFGGVFSSKSVNPVTNAQSCPAGYIPLSLFESLKVCASLDYELGYKFSVPFGGFFSCSVGNPLANFATSVDIGAPAPKRCPDGFSQHLALISDGCQVSYCVSSGIFTSGSLHPVRLPPYTQPPLMSQVATNTVIVTNSESARTWIKDPETHQWKLGEPLEVQRAMTVLHGDSGGLSGEAAAGVTVGVITVVVVVITLAIYCTRKHKKDYQTIEEREHLSQCFAAPGDTPSGDENIIPA, from the coding sequence ATGTACAGATTCACGGCTGTTGTCCTCCTCTGGGCTGCGGCAACATGTGCTGAAACAGAAAATCTTCCTGAAGCTGGATTTCAAAAATGCAAGAGTGCTTTAAAACTGCCTGTTTTGGAGGTTCTCCCTGGAGGAGGCTGGGATAATCTGCGGAATATAGACATGGGGAGGGTGTTGGAGTTGAAATATACCAACTGTAGGACCACAGAGGATGGACAGTACATCATTCCTGAAGAAGTCTTTACCATTCCTCAGAAATGGAGCAACCTGGAGATGAACTCAGAGATCTTGGAATCCTGGGTAAATTACCAGAGCACCACTTCATTTTCCATCAACGCAGAGGTCTCTACTTTTTCCAAAGTCAATGGCAAGTTCTCCACTGAGTTCCAAAGAATAAAGACACTGCAAGTGAGGGACCAAGCTATAACTACCAGAGTTCAGGTAAGAACCCTGGTCTACACGGTTAAAACCAAGCCAACATCAGAACTCAGCTTGGGGTTTAAGAAGGAGCTCATGGAAATCTGTGACCAGCTGGagaaaaaccagacaaagatggcCACCTACCTGGCAGAACTCCTGGTCCTCAACTATGGCACTCACGTCATCACCAGTGTGGATGCGGGGGCTGTGCTTGTTCAGGAGGATCACATCAGGTCCTCCTATCTTCAAGACAGCCAGACCAGCCACACCACAGTGGCATCAGCCGCTGGAATTTCCTTCTTAAACATTGTGAACTTCAAATTTGAGGAGAACTACACTGCTCAGAATGCCTTGACCAAGAGCTACCTTGCAAACCGAACCAACTCCAGGGTACAGAGCATTGGTGGGGTTCCTTTCTACCCAGGCATCACCTTACAAACCTGGCAGCAAGGCATTGCCAACCACCTGGTAGCAATAGACCGTGCTGGCTTGCCCCTGCATTTCTTCATCAAGCCTGATAATCTTCCTGGTGTGCCAAGCCCCTTGGTGAAGAAGCTGTCTAAGACAGTGGAATCTGCTGTGAGACAATATTACAACTTTAACACCTACCCTGGCTGCACAAATGTCGACTCCCCCAACTTCAACTTTCAAGCCAATACAGATGATGGCTCTTGCGATGGGAAAACAAACAATTTCACTTTTGGAGGCGTTTATCAGCAATGCACACAGCTCTCAGAGAGTGACGTTGACCTCTGCCAAAACTTGGAGCAGAAGAATCTGCTCACTGgtaatctctcctgcccctctggCTACTCCCCAGTCCATCTACTGACTCAGAACCACGAGGAGGGTTTCAATCGCCTGGAATGTAAAAAGAAGTGCACCCTCAAAATCTTCTGTAAGACAGTGTGTGAAGATGTGTTTCGGGTAGCAAAGGCTGAGTTTAGGGCTTTTTGGTGTGTGTCTAAGGGCTCAGTACCTGAAAACTCAGGACTTCTTTTTGGGGGTGTCTTCAGCTCCAAGAGCGTCAACCCCGTGACAAATGCACAATCCTGCCCAGCTGGCTACATTCCACTGAGCCTCTTTGAGAGCCTCAAGGTATGTGCTTCTCTGGACTATGAACTGGGGTACAAATTTTCTGTCCCCTTTGGAGGTTTCTTCAGCTGCTCTGTGGGGAACCCATTGGCAAATTTTGCCACATCTGTAGACATAGGGGCACCAGCTCCTAAAAGGTGTCCTGACGGCTTTAGTCAACACCTTGCCCTCATCAGTGATGGATGTCAAGTGTCCTATTGTGTCAGTTCTGGGATCTTTACAAGTGGGTCCTTGCACCCTGTCAGGCTCCCACCTTATACTCAGCCACCCCTCATGAGTCAGGTTGCTACTAATACAGTTATAGTTACCAACAGTGAGAGTGCCAGAACCTGGATTAAGGACCCTGAGACCCACCAGTGGAAGCTGGGAGAGCCCCTGGAAGTGCAGAGAGCCATGACAGTTCTCCATGGGGATAGTGGTGGCTTGTCAGGTGAGGCAGCTGCTGGTGTCACAGTGGGTGTCATTACAGTAGTTGTGGTTGTCATTACCTTGGCAATCTACTGTACCAGGAAGCACAAGAAAGATTACCAAACAATTGAAGAGAGGGAGCATTTGTCTCAGTGCTTTGCAGCACCTGGAGACACCCCCAGTGGAGATGAGAATATAATTCCAGCATAA